A window of the Deltaproteobacteria bacterium genome harbors these coding sequences:
- a CDS encoding HU family DNA-binding protein, protein MKKSDLAAQVARRAPLTKAQAKSAVNAVFEVILDALANGETVSVTGFGRFSTKSPPARTGRNPQTGESVAIAASKTPSLKAGKTLRDRLR, encoded by the coding sequence ATGAAGAAATCCGATCTCGCGGCCCAGGTTGCCCGCCGCGCCCCGCTGACGAAGGCCCAGGCGAAGAGCGCGGTCAACGCGGTATTCGAGGTCATCCTGGACGCTCTTGCGAACGGGGAGACGGTGTCGGTCACCGGGTTCGGCAGGTTCTCGACGAAGAGCCCGCCGGCGCGGACGGGACGGAATCCGCAGACGGGAGAGAGCGTCGCCATCGCGGCGTCGAAGACTCCGTCGCTCAAGGCGGGGAAGACGCTTCGGGATAGGTTGCGTTAG